A portion of the Lolium rigidum isolate FL_2022 chromosome 1, APGP_CSIRO_Lrig_0.1, whole genome shotgun sequence genome contains these proteins:
- the LOC124681236 gene encoding inorganic phosphate transporter 1-6-like yields the protein MAGEQQLQVLNALDVAKTQWYHFTAIVVAGMGFFTDAYDLFCVSLVTKLLGRIYYHVDGSPTPGSLPPHVASAINGVAFIGTLSGQLFFGWLGDKLGRKKVYGMTLMLMVLCSVASGLSFGHTPASVMATLCFFRFWLGFGIGGDYPLSATIMSEYANKKTRGAFIAAVFAMQGFGILAGGLVSIIVSSSFRILFPAPAYDVDPVNSTPSQADFVWRIIVMLGALPAALTYYWRTKMPETARYTALVAKNAKQAAVDMSKVLQVEITEEQAKAAGPPTNNKSAAFGLFSGEFLRRHGLHLLGTSATWFLLDVAFYSQNLFQKDIFSAVGWIPKAATMSALDEVFRIARAQTLIALCGTVPGYWFTVALIDVVGRFAIQVMGFFFMGVFMLGLAIPYHHWTAPGNHVGFVVLYGLTFFFANFGPNSTTFIVPAEIFPARLRSTCHGISAASGKLGAIAGGFGFLYLAQSPDPSKTDHGYAPGIGVRNSLFILAGCNFLGLLFTFLVPESKGKSLEEMSGENEVIGAEATGYNRTVPV from the coding sequence ATGGCTGGGGAGCAGCAGCTGCAGGTGCTCAACGCGCTCGACGTTGCCAAGACGCAATGGTACCACTTCACCGCCATCGTGGTCGCTGGCATGGGCTTCTTCACCGACGCCTATGACCTCTTCTGCGTTTCTCTCGTCACCAAGCTCCTCGGCCGCATTTACTACCACGTCGACGGCTCCCCGACTCCAGGGAGCCTCCCACCGCACGTCGCCTCCGCGATCAACGGCGTCGCCTTCATCGGCACACTCTCCGGGCAACTCTTCTTCGGCTGGCTGGGCGATAAGCTCGGCCGTAAGAAAGTCTACGGCATGACGCTCATGCTGATGGTACTCTGCTCCGTCGCGTCAGGCCTCTCCTTCGGCCACACCCCAGCCTCTGTCATGGCGACGCTCTGCTTCTTCCGCTTTTGGCTCGGCTTCGGCATCGGCGGCGACTACCCGTTGTCGGCCACTATCATGTCCGAGTACGCCAACAAGAAGACGCGCGGCGCCTTCATCGCGGCCGTCTTCGCCATGCAGGGGTTCGGCATCCTTGCCGGAGGCCTCGTCTCCATCATCGTCTCCTCCTCCTTCAGGATCCTCTTCCCGGCCCCCGCCTACGACGTCGATCCTGTGAACTCCACACCGTCGCAAGCCGACTTCGTATGGAGGATCATTGTGATGCTGGGagcgctgccggcggcgctgaCGTACTATTGGCGCACCAAGATGCCTGAGACGGCGCGGTACACGGCGCTCGTGGCAAAGAACGCCAAGCAGGCCGCCGTCGACATGTCCAAGGTGCTGCAGGTGGAGATCACCGAGGAGCAGGCTAAGGCTGCGGGCCCGCCCACTAACAACAAGTCGGCGGCATTCGGGCTCTTCTCCGGCGAGTTCTTGAGAAGGCATGGGCTGCACCTGTTGGGCACGTCGGCGACGTGGTTCCTCCTGGACGTGGCCTTCTACTCCCAGAACCTGTTCCAGAAGGACATCTTCAGCGCGGTGGGATGGATCCCAAAGGCCGCGACGATGAGCGCGCTGGACGAGGTGTTCCGCATCGCGCGCGCGCAGACGCTGATCGCGCTGTGCGGCACGGTGCCGGGCTACTGGTTCACGGTGGCGCTCATCGACGTGGTGGGGCGGTTCGCCATCCAGGTCATGGGCTTCTTCTTCATGGGAGTGTTCATGCTGGGTCTGGCCATCCCGTATCACCACTGGACGGCGCCGGGGAACCATGTCGGGTTCGTCGTCCTCTACGGCCTCACCTTCTTCTTCGCCAACTTCGGGCCCAACAGCACCACCTTCATCGTGCCGGCGGAGATCTTCCCGGCCCGGCTGCGGTCGACATGCCACGGCATCTCCGCGGCGTCGGGGAAGCTGGGCGCCATCGCCGGCGGGTTCGGGTTCTTGTACCTCGCGCAGAGCCCCGACCCGAGCAAGACCGACCACGGCTACGCGCCGGGCATCGGCGTGCGGAACTCGCTCTTCATCCTCGCCGGCTGCAACTTTCTGGGCCTGCTCTTCACGTTCCTGGTGCCGGAGTCCAAGGGGAAGTCGCTGGAGGAGATGTCCGGCGAAAACGAGGTCATCGGCGCCGAGGCCACGGGGTACAACCGGACGGTGCCTGTGTAG
- the LOC124650958 gene encoding ethylene-responsive transcription factor 1B-like, with amino-acid sequence MEPPNDHYYHHGYSVSFSSSAHYTHNQHGFTDMENGDDELSSFLMEAISTPTTSSSSASSASAWEEQEFVYGKRGGSEITTTPAVSSSFQESHGGGASSARMPDSPIPLIGVRKRPWGKYAAEIRDSTRNGKRVWLGTFNSPEAAALAYDQAAFAVRGPAAVLNFPVERVQESLAALGIGCAAAAPGDSPALALKRKHCIRKRNPSKNKRAGTAAAAAAASATSVLELEDLGADYLEELLTLSDL; translated from the coding sequence ATGGAGCCGCCAAATGATCACTACTACCACCACGGCTATTCTGTGTCTTTCTCCTCCAGTGCACACTACACCCACAATCAGCATGGCTTTACTGATATGGAGAATGGCGACGACGAGCTGTCGTCGTTCCTcatggaagccatctccaccccgACCACCAGCAGCAGCTCAGCCTCCTCCGCAAGTGCCTGGGAGGAGCAGGAGTTCGTCTACGGCAAGCGAGGCGGCAGCGAGATCACGACGACGCCTGCCGTGTCGTCTTCATTTCAAGAAAGCCACGGGGGCGGCGCGAGCAGCGCGCGCATGCCGGACTCGCCGATCCCGCTGATCGGGGTGCGGAAGCGGCCGTGGGGAAAGTACGCCGCGGAGATCCGGGACTCCACCCGCAACGGCAAACGCGTCTGGCTCGGCACCTTCAACTCGCCCGAGGCCGCCGCGCTCGCCTACGATCAGGCCGCCTTCGCCGTGCGCGGCCCGGCCGCCGTGCTCAACTTCCCCGTCGAGCGCGTGCAGGAGTCGCTCGCCGCGCTGGGCAttggctgcgccgccgccgccccgggggACTCGCCTGCCCTCGCACTCAAGCGGAAGCACTGCATCCGGAAGAGAAACCCCAGCAAGAACAAGAGGgcgggcacggcggcggcggcagctgctgcGTCGGCGACGTCCGTGCTGGAGCTGGAGGACCTTGGAGCGGACTACCTCGAGGAGCTGCTCACCTTGTCCGATCTGTGA